A window of the Lactuca sativa cultivar Salinas chromosome 7, Lsat_Salinas_v11, whole genome shotgun sequence genome harbors these coding sequences:
- the LOC111913833 gene encoding pathogen-related protein — MEDLKINETIQKVGEKYRSFLHEEAKNTHWRHGAPPTYDAVNQLFEEGRTKVWEKGSLEETVQNAIKSWEMELSHKIRIKDFKTINPDKFKLIVNGREGLSAEETLKVGSYNALLKSTLPEEYKYYKAEEETFESSHDVFRSAFPRGFAWEVISVHSGPPVISYKFRHWGYFEGPFKGHKPTGEMVDFYGMGILKVDGSLRAEDVEIYYDPADLISKLLKGELISQEESPAADAPPANTGNCPFEKQV, encoded by the exons ATGGAAGATTTAAAGATCAATGAAACAATACAAAAGGTTGGAGAAAAGTATAGATCGTTCCTCCATGAAGAAGCTAAAAACACCCATTGGAGACATGGTGCTCCTCCTACCTATGATGCTGTTAACCAACTTTTTGAAGAAGGTCGAACCAAG GTATGGGAAAAGGGATCACTAGAAGAAACTGTTCAAAACGCAATAAAGTCATGGGAGATGGAGCTTAGCCACAAGATTCGGATAAAAGATTTTAAGACCATTAATCCTGATAAGTTCAAGCTTATTGTCAATG GGAGGGAGGGATTGTCTGCGGAGGAAACACTGAAGGTGGGAAGTTACAATGCATTGCTGAAGAGTACACTTCCAGAAGAGTACAAGTACTACAAAGCAGAAGAAGAAACCTTCGAATCCTCTCACGACGTTTTCCGATCGGCGTTTCCTCGGGGATTTGCGTGGGAGGTGATCAGCGTTCATTCCGGACCTCCGGTGATATCGTACAAATTCCGGCACTGGGGTTACTTCGAAGGTCCGTTCAAAGGCCATAAACCTACCGGCGAAATGGTTGATTTCTACGGCATGGGCATCCTCAAG GTTGATGGATCGTTGAGAGCAGAAGATGTTGAGATCTATTACGATCCGGCAGATCTTATCTCGAAGCTGCTTAAGGGGGAGTTGATATCTCAGGAGGAAAGCCCCGCCGCGGATGCTCCTCCGGCGAACACCGGTAACTGCCCATTCGAGAAGCAAGTATGA
- the LOC111913826 gene encoding uncharacterized protein LOC111913826 produces the protein MANKKGSKMNIAIIHPDLGIGGAERLIVDAAVELASHGHNVHIFTSHHDRNRCFEETLSGTFPVTVYGSFLPRHIFYRLHAVCAYLRCIFVALCVLFNFPSFDIVLADQVSVVIPILKLRKSTKVVFYCHFPDLLLAKYTTLLRRIYRKPINFLEELTTGMADLILVNSHFTKSTFAATFKRLDAQGVKPAVLYPAVNVDQFSEPNAYKLNFLSINRFEKKKNIDLAISAFAMLPSPDVTLTIAGGFDERLRENVDYLDQLKVLAEIKGVSNKVKFITSCPTSERNTLLSECLCVIYTPKDEHFGIVPLEAMAAHKPVIACNSGGPVETVIDGETGFLCDPTPQGFSSAMAKFLENPRLAETMGAKARAHVSGTFSTMTFGERLNQYLVDVVLSKSKLHVE, from the exons ATGGCGAACAAAAAAGGCTCGAAGATGAACATCGCTATCATTCATCCTGATCTCGGAATAG GAGGAGCTGAAAGGTTAATAGTTGATGCAGCAGTTGAACTTGCATCTCATGGGCATAATGTTCACATTTTCACATCACACCATGATAGAAATCGCTGTTTTGAAGAGACACTTTCAG GTACATTTCCAGTTACAGTTTATGGATCATTCCTTCCAAGACACATCTTCTATCGTCTTCATGCAGTATGCGCGTATCTTCGTTGCATATTTGTTGCCCTCTGTGTCTTATTCAACTTTCCATCTTTTGACATTGTACTTGCTGATCAAGTCTCTGTTGTCATTCCAATTTTAAAGCTCAGAAAATCTACAAAG GTTGTTTTCTATTGTCATTTCCCTGATTTGTTGCTGGCTAAATACACAACTCTTCTAAGAAGAATATATCGGAAGCCCATAAACTTTTTAGAAGAATTAACAACAGGAATGGCAGATTTAATACTTGTTAACAGCCATTTTACAAAATCAACTTTTGCTGCAACATTCAAGCGACTTGATGCTCAAGGAGTAAAACCAGCTGTGCTTTATCCAGCTGTAAATGTGGATCAATTCAGTGAACCAAATGCTTATAA GTTGAATTTTCTTTCAATTAATCgttttgaaaagaaaaagaaCATAGATTTGGCAATATCAGCTTTTGCAATGCTTCCTTCTCCTGATGTGACATTGACTATTGCAG GTGGATTTGATGAGCGATTGAGAGAGAATGTTGACTATTTAGATCAACTAAAAGTATTGGCTGAAATTAAAGGTGTATCAAACAAGGTCAAATTCATTACATCTTGTCCTACATCCGAAAGAAACACTCTTCTCTCTGAGTGCCTATGTGTTATTTATACCCCAAAG GATGAACATTTTGGGATTGTTCCATTGGAAGCAATGGCGGCTCATAAACCAGTGATAGCATGCAATAGTGGTGGGCCCGTTGAGACAGTGATAGATGGTGAAACGGGTTTTTTGTGTGACCCGACCCCACAAGGCTTCTCGTCAGCCATGGCTAAGTTTTTGGAGAATCCGAGGTTAGCAGAAACAATGGGTGCTAAAGCACGAGCACATGTTTCTGGAACATTCTCTACCATGACCTTTGGCGAAAGATTAAATCAGTATTTGGTGGATGTAGTGTTATCAAAGAGTAAACTACATGTAGAATAG